One segment of Brassica napus cultivar Da-Ae chromosome C3, Da-Ae, whole genome shotgun sequence DNA contains the following:
- the LOC106381493 gene encoding protein ROLLING AND ERECT LEAF 2: MGCTTSKLDDLPAVALCLDRCGFLRTAIQQRYALADSHLAHTQSLQGVAQSLHTFIDHHHRFAGGDSHDPPEEDDDDSPQLSGSGHIEFDSDSDEIDSLHHSSPLHEDPDFTRYPNPDPPSSYLHMNYMKKSSMPPSVVYEQRPSSPQRVYFGESSASNYNNPYPSYGPSRTEGWDLLNLFDYAPYTLTQDDDSREVREEEGIPDLEDDFHGEVVKEVHGKQKLVVPVPAVSASAVDDKEEPPGDGGGGGQASLFQTRPSVAVEKEEKEYEVHVKKVVESSGGEEARRSDAAPRGSGVRRGVPEIAKEIEAQFLRAAESGTEIAVMLEVGKQHPNARKHGAASSKMIQEVTPPPSVVPSSQPSTSKKAKASSSAAAAPTYADIEAELALRSRNLSSTLHKLHLWEKKLYEEVKAEEKLRLLHERKLRKLKRMDERGTDAPKVDLTRRFVRSLSTKIRIAIQVVDKISVTINKIRDEELWLQLNQLIQGLSRMWKSMLDCHQSQCEAIKEARGLGSIRASKKLPDDHLEATRVLGHELINWILRFSSWVNAQKCFVRGLNSWLMKCLIYEPEETPDGIVPFSPGRLGAPVIFVICNQWEQALDRISEKEVVEAMRRFTTSVLRLWEQDRLETLERMIGHGGEEQRIQKEIQELESKMVLVGSGEDRSDTSNESLQGSLRRIFEAMERFSAESVRAYDDLLERAAEKESSSQESEED; the protein is encoded by the exons ATGGGTTGTACGACCTCCAAGCTCGACGACCTACCTGCGGTTGCGCTTTGTCTCGACCGTTGCGGTTTCCTCCGAACCGCGATTCAGCAGCGTTACGCTCTCGCCGACTCCCACCTCGCCCACACACAGTCCCTCCAAGGAGTCGCCCAGTCTCTTCACACCTTCATCGATCACCACCACCGCTTCGCCGGAGGAGACTCTCACGACCCGCCGGAAGAAGATGACGACGATTCACCCCAGCTTTCCGGGTCGGGTCATATCGAATTCGATTCGGACTCCGACGAGATTGACTCCTTGCATCACTCATCTCCTCTCCATGAGGATCCGGATTTTACCCGTTACCCGAATCCGGATCCTCCGTCTTCGTATCTGCACATGAACTACATGAAGAAGAGTTCGATGCCTCCTTCCGTCGTCTACGAGCAGAGACCTTCGAGTCCTCAGAGAGTTTACTTCGGCGAATCGTCAGCCTCTAACTATAATAATCCATACCCGAGTTACGGACCTTCGAGGACGGAGGGTTGGGACTTGTTGAACCTTTTCGATTACGCTCCGTACACTCTTACTCAGGATGATGATTCGAGAGAGGTGAGGGAGGAAGAGGGTATTCCCGATTTGGAAGACGATTTCCATGGCGAGGTTGTCAAGGAAGTTCATGGGAAGCAGAAACTCGTAGTTCCGGTTCCGGCTGTCTCCGCCTCCGCCGTGGACGACAAGGAAGAGCCGCCGGgggatggtggtggtggtggtcagGCTTCTCTGTTTCAGACTAGGCCGAGCGTGGCGgttgagaaagaagagaaggagtACGAGGTTCATGTTAAGAAAGTTGTTGAGAGTAGTGGTGGAGAGGAAGCGCGGAGGAGTGATGCAGCGCCACGTGGCAGTGGTGTACGGCGTGGGGTGCCTGAGATTGCGAAAGAGATAGAAGCTCAGTTCTTGAGAGCTGCTGAGTCAGGAACTGAGATTGCAGTGATGCTTGAAGTCGGGAAACAACATCCTAATGCTCGCAAACATG GAGCAGCTTCGTCAAAGATGATACAAGAAGTTACTCCACCGCCTTCTGTGGTCCCGTCGTCTCAACCATCAACCTCCAAGAAAGCTAAAGCCTCTTCTTCGGCAGCGGCTGCACCTACTTACGCAGATATTGAGGCGGAGCTTGCATTAAGGTCTCGTAATCTGTCTTCCACATTGCACAAGCTACACCTATGGGAGAAGAAGCTCTACGAAGAAGTCAAG GCTGAGGAAAAACTGCGTTTATTACACGAGAGAAAGTTAAGGAAGCTGAAGCGTATGGATGAAAGAGGTACCGATGCTCCAAAAGTTGATTTAACGCGTAGATTCGTGAGAAGTTTGTCCACGAAGATAAGGATTGCCATTCAAGTCGTTGACAAAATATCCGTTACAATCAACAAGATAAGAGACGAAGAGCTATGGCTGCAACTGAATCAGTTGATCCAAGG GCTTAGCAGAATGTGGAAATCCATGCTTGATTGCCATCAAAGTCAGTGTGAAGCTATTAAGGAAGCCAGAGGTTTAGGCTCCATTAGAGCGAGCAAAAAACTCCCTGATGATCATCTCGAAGCTACAAGGGTGCTTGGGCATGAACTTATAAATTGGATTCTGAGATTCTCAAGCTGGGTTAATGCGCAAAAGTGTTTTGTAAGAGGATTGAATAGTTGgcttatgaagtgtttaatctACGAACCTGAGGAAACTCCTGATGGGATCGTTCCTTTTTCTCCGGGTCGTCTAGGTGCTCCAGTGATTTTCGTCATATGTAACCAGTGGGAACAAGCTTTAGATAGAATATCTGAGAAGGAAGTTGTTGAGGCCATGCGCAGATTCACAACCAGCGTGCTTCGTCTTTGGGAGCAAGATAGGTTAGAAACGCTGGAGAGGATGATAGGGCATGGTGGTGAGGAACAGAGAATACAAAAAGAGATTCAAGAACTGGAAAGCAAAATGGTTCTGGTTGGTTCAGGCGAAGACCGAAGCGACACTAGTAACGAAAGTTTACAGGGTAGTCTTCGGCGTATTTTTGAAGCTATGGAGAGGTTTTCAGCGGAATCTGTGAGGGCTTATGATGATCTCTTGGAGCGTGCTGCTGAAAAAGAAAGCAGCTCTCAAGAATCAGAGGAAGACTAA
- the LOC106377626 gene encoding NEP1-interacting protein-like 1: MDSYHLSPLSLLHRIKDSFHSAVSAILANLFSALFTFFFALVGSLLGALTGALIGQETETGFMRGAVVGAISGAVFSIDVLESSLLLWQSDESGIACLLYLIDVIASLLSGRLVRERIGPAMLSAVQSQMGAMESQFQDQTDIFGTAVSKGLTGDSLDMIPKVLITDNNSGEEMVSCSVCLQDFQVGETVRSLPHCHHMFHLPCIDKWLREHASCPLCRRNL, from the exons ATGGATTCTTAtcatctctctcctctctcactCCTCCACCGGATCAAAGATTCCTTCCATTCAGCAGTTTCCGCCATCCTCGCCAACCTCTTCTCCGccctcttcaccttcttcttcgCTCTAG TGGGGAGTTTGCTAGGAGCGTTGACAGGGGCTTTGATCGGCCAAGAAACAGAGACCGGTTTCATGAGAGGAGCCGTCGTTGGTGCTATTTCTGGTGCTGTCTTCTCCATCGATGTCCTTGAGTCTTCCCTCCTCCTCTGGCAATCCGATGAGTCTGGTATTGCTTGCCTTCTCTACTTG ATTGATGTCATTGCTAGCCTTTTGAGTGGGAGGCTTGTTCGCGAGCGTATTGGTCCTGCAATGCTTAGTGCTGTCCAGAGTCAG atGGGAGCTATGGAGTCACAATTCCAAGACCAAACTGATATCTTCGGAACTGCCGTTTCAAAGGGTCTCACAGGGGATTCTCTCGACATGATCCCAAAGGTCCTAATTACAGACAACAACTCAGGGGAGGAGATGGTCTCTTGCTCTGTATGCCTTCAG GACTTTCAGGTGGGAGAGACTGTTAGAAGTTTGCCGCATTGCCATCATATGTTCCACCTACCGTGCATCGACAAGTGGCTTCGGGAGCACGCTTCTTGTCCCTTGTGCAGAAGAAATCTTTGA